The Anopheles marshallii chromosome X, idAnoMarsDA_429_01, whole genome shotgun sequence genome includes a window with the following:
- the LOC128706922 gene encoding contactin, whose amino-acid sequence MAPLFNPLLRIVLIGTVLQLAVGQQGSGLLRSGNNPFYDEPDDYLLQQQQRTPNNVDDIFLRTGDLRSAEDYFCPEHWTAFRGTCLRVHKSPRKSWYAAQKICQAYQGELVSVDTIEKHSFVVKLLDRDVSKLNRYYVSARQISPGNWVNADKSQLIAIEDAINYELLSSDTNNEFQSYFEGANVRNTIEQEETDDPRRFYQSERYRNRNYLVLGFNMHKEKWQFYPVTGEEQYLFVCESRQLYSADNLNTMLEDRRQFDYGLEQTDVERIPRGPYFIRQPVDTTYDTGKASITRDVTLSCLAGGYPTPRYSWYKEEYVKDNLTVVQIDPLRNARHTVSGGNLIIHRPSQNLDQGTYHCTAQNSYGKVISESVQLNFGYILEFNLQRAPEKGEENWGKALVCEEPQHYPDVKFYWSRNYFPNFVYEDQRVFVSHDGSLYFSSLEVMDRANYSCTVMSTVSDTGRNGPFFELSVSPSPHYQDLIFANSFPKAFPKVPLAGKDVRLECMTYGYPVASYNWTRRNGNLPRMSRLDNYNRVLLIQNATVNDNGEYLCTARNGKKSITQSIFLNVQMEPNFTIPLRDRTKDFQSSVSFLCEAYAMPDVNYTWYKNGELMEEDGGGGRLNRDKYTVQDNLLKINYLDPEEDNGMYQCKATNQLKGVYSSAQLRVLSMKPSFKKHPLESEIYSIANGNTTIRCEPEAAPTPKILWKKDGNLIGSGGHRKIYPTGTLHISPTSRDDEGTYTCSASNTQGMAESKARLIVLQELRFIEQLPPKQIKQIGEMLFMRCDVTYDQLLDVAFVWTHNGQILTGYDDENEQRRYQQPTGPAPEGARIRIHYNTLEVHNLTLVDGGEYECIAKSSVNRIVSRATVLIQGPPGAPGAVKVIDIKKTEALLEWTNGNDNGRPILYYNILGRTNWNRTWTNVSMHVVAQEADRYNGRRQATVTNLTPWCEYEFAVVAVNDLGLGTPSLPSPKHSTNKDRPYIAPRNVGGGGGKIGDLTITWDPLQPNEQNSINVHYRVFFRLHGQREWATEELQRQGNVGKAIIHVPTDKYFTRYEVKVQAVNDLGVGPISEPVEIFSAEDMPQVAPQQTIARSFNSTALNVTWVPVSQTRETIRGKLIGHRLKYWKKEHNEEDSVYYLSRTTRPWALIVGLEPDTYYFVKVMAYNAAGEGPESERYLERTYRKAPQKPPSSVQIFGINPSTIKVTWRYIAPSQDEEPVQGYKIRIWEMDQDMSSANDTVVLIGRKLEKYIDNLTPGKSYNLRVLAYSNGGDGRMSSPPIQFKMGITQTPLNSATNLSVSIVTLIALLGALLCLP is encoded by the exons ATGGCACCTTTATTTAACCCACTTCTGCGGATCGTACTGATCGGCACCGTGCTGCAACTGGCAGTTGGCCAGCAGGGTAGCGGACTGCTGCGCAGCGGCAACAATCCCTTCTACGACGAACCCGATGACTacctgctgcagcagcagcagcgcacGCCCAACAACGTTGATGATATCTTTCTGCGGACGGGCGATCTGCGCAGTGCGGAGGATTACTTCTGCCCGGAGCACTGGACCGCATTCCGGGGCACCTGTTTGCGGGTGCACAAGTCGCCGCGCAAGAGCTGGTACGCGGCGCAGAAGATCTGCCAGGCATACCAGGGCGAACTGGTAAGCGTGGACACGATCGAGAAGCATTCGTTCGTGGTGAAGCTGCTCGATCGAGACGTGAGCAAACTGAATCGGTACTACGTATCGGCGCGCCAGATATCGCCCGGTAACTGGGTAAACGCGGACAAGAGCCAGCTGATCGCAATCGAGGATGCGATCAATTACGAGCTGCTGAGCTCGGACACGAACAATGAGTTTCAGTCGTACTTCGAGGGTGCGAACGTGCGGAACACGATCGAGCAGGAGGAGACGGACGATCCAAGACGGTTCTATCAGTCGGAGCGTTACCGCAACCGTAACTATCTTGTGCTGGGGTTCAACATGCACAAAGAGAAATGGCAGTTCTATCCGGTAACGGGCGAGGAACAGTATCTGTTTGTCTGCGAGTCCCGCCAACTGTACAGCGCGGACAACCTGAACACGATGCTTGAGGATCGGCGCCAGTTTGACTACGGGCTGGAACAGACGGATGTAGAACGTATTCCTCGTGGTCCGTATTTTATTCGACAACCGGTAGACACGACATATGATACGGGCAAGGCAAGCATTACGCGTGACGTCACGCTGAGCTGTCTGGCGGGTGGGTATCCAACGCCCCGGTACAGCTGGTACAAGGAGGAGTACGTCAAGGACAACCTGACCGTCGTTCAAATCGATCCATTGCGCAACGCTCGGCATACGGTCAGTGGCGGAAATCTCATCATACACCGACCATCCCAAAATCTGGACCAGGGCACGTACCATTGTACCGCCCAGAACAGTTACGGCAAGGTGATCTCCGAAAGCGTGCAGCTCAACTTTGGGTACATACTCGAGTTCAATCTACAGCGTGCACCGGAAAAGGGTGAGGAGAATTGGGGCAAGGCGTTGGTGTGCGAGGAACCGCAGCATTATCCGGACGTGAAGTTTTACTGGTCCCGCAACTACTTCCCGAACTTTGTCTACGAGGATCAGCGCGTGTTTGTCAGCCACGATGGTTCGCTGTACTTCAGCTCGCTCGAGGTGATGGATCGGGCGAACTATTCCTGCACGGTAATGAGCACGGTGAGCGATACCGGGCGTAATGGGCCATTTTTCGAGCTGTCCGTATCGCCGTCTCCACACTACCAGGACCTTATTTTTGCGAACTCGTTCCCGAAAGCGTTCCCGAAGGTACCGCTCGCCGGGAAGGATGTGCGGTTAGAGTGCATGACGTACGGATATCCGGTCGCATCGTACAACTGGACACGTCGGAACGGTAACCTGCCCCGGATGTCACGGTTGGATAACTACAATCGCGTACTGCTGATACAGAACGCAACGGTGAACGATAATGGCGAGTACCTGTGTACGGCACGGAACGGGAAGAAATCGATTACGCAGAGCATTTTCCTGAACGTCCAGATGGAACCAAACTTTACCATACCGTTGCGTGATCGTACCAAGGACTTCCAGAGCTCGGTATCGTTCCTTTGCGAGGCGTACGCAATGCCGGACGTGAACTACACTTGGTACAAAAATGGTGAACTCATGGAGGAGGACGGTGGAGGTGGTAGGCTCAACCGGGACAAATACACGGTGCAGGACAATCTGCTCAAGATCAACTACCTCGACCCGGAGGAAGACAACGGCATGTACCAGTGCAAGGCAACGAATCAGCTGAAGGGCGTATACTCGTCTGCACAATTGCGCGTACTCAGCATGAAACCGTCCTTCAAGAAACATCCGCTAGAGTCGGAAATTTACAGCATTGCGAACGGGAACACGACGATCCGTTGCGAACCGGAAGCTGCCCCCACGCCAAAGATATTGTGGAAAAAGGACGGTAATTTAATCGGTAGTGGTGGACACCGGAAGATCTATCCAACCGGTACGCTACACATTTCGCCCACGTCCCGTGATGACGAGGGTACGTACACCTGCAGCGCATCGAACACGCAAGGTATGGCAGAATCGAAGGCACGGCTAATAGTGCTGCAGGAGTTACGCTTTATCGAGCAGTTGCCACCGAAACAGATAAAGCAGATTGGCGAGATGCTGTTTATGCGATGTGACGTCACCTACGACCAGCTGCTGGATGTCGCATTCGTGTGGACACACAATGGGCAGATACTGACCGGGTACGACGACGAAAATGAGCAACGGCGCTATCAGCAACCGACCGGACCGGCACCGGAAGGTGCACGTATCCGCATCCACTACAACACGCTCGAGGTGCACAATCTCACGCTGGTGGACGGTGGCGAGTACGAGTGTATTGCAAAGTCATCCGTTAACCGCATCGTATCGAGAGCAACCGTCCTCATCCAGGGTCCGCCCGGTGCGCCGGGTGCAGTGAAGGTGATTGATATCAAGAAAACGGAAGCACTGCTCGAGTGGACGAATGGAAATGATAATGGGCGCCCAATCCTTTACTACAACATACTCGGTCGTACCAACTGGAACCGCACGTGGACAAACGTTTCGATGCACGTGGTGGCGCAGGAAGCGGATCGCTACAATGGTCGTCGTCAGGCAACGGTGACGAATCTCACACCCTGGTGCGAGTACGAGTTTGCGGTCGTTGCCGTCAACGATCTTGGTCTCGGTACGCCCAGTTTGCCCTCGCCAAAGCATAGCACGAACAAGGACCGTCCGTACATTGCGCCCCGTAATGtaggcggtggcggtggtaagATCGGTGATCTGACCATCACCTGGGATCCATTGCAACCGAACGAACAGAACAGCATCAACGTGCACTATCGCGTGTTCTTCCGTTTGCACGGACAGCGCGAGTGGGCCACCGAGGAACTCCAGCGGCAGGGCAATGTCGGCAAAGCGATCATACACGTCCCAACCGATAAGTACTTTACGCGTTACGAGGTGAAGGTTCAGGCAGTGAATGATCTCGGAGTCGGACCGATCAGCGAACCTGTCGAGATTTTCTCCGCGGAAGATATGCCGCAGGTTGCGCCACAACAAACGATCGCACGTAGCTTCAACTCGACGGCACTGAACGTTACTTGGGTACCGGTTTCCCAAACGCGTGAAACCATTCGTGGAAAGCTGATTGGACATCGG ctTAAGTACTGGAAGAAGGAACACAATGAGGAAGACTCGGTTTACTATCTGTCGCGTACCACCCGACCATGGGCGCTCATTGTTGGTCTCGAGCCGGACACGTACTACTTCGTCAAGGTGATGGCATACAATGCGGCTGGGGAAGGGCCGGAAAGTGAACGCTACCTCGAGCGTACCTACCGAAAGGCACCACAGAAGCCACCATCCTCGGTACAGATTTTCGGCATCAATCCGTCCACGATCAAGGTGACGTGGCGTTACATCGCACCGTCACAGGACGAGGAACCGGTGCAGGGGTATAAGATACGCATCTGGGAGATGGACCAGGATATGTCCAGTGCGAACGATACGGTTGTGCTGATCGGTCGCAAGCTGGAGAAGTACATCGACAATCTAACACCCG GCAAATCGTACAATCTACGTGTTCTCGCATACAGCAACGGAGGAGATGGTCGCATGTCCAGCCCACCGATCCAATTCAAGATGG GCATCACGCAAACGCCTCTGAACAGTGCCACCAATCTGTCCGTTTCGATCGTAACGCTGATCGCACTGTTGGGCGCATTGTTGTGTCTCCCGTAG
- the LOC128714906 gene encoding dnaJ homolog subfamily A member 4-like: MVYETAFYDILGVQPSCTPEELKKAYRKLALKYHPDKNPNEGEKFKQISMAYEVLSDPEKKAIYDEGGEAAIKQGTGGGGGFHSPMDIFHMFFNGGFTGRKSERKSSNLIHTLAVTLEELYTGTKRKLALQKNVICETCEGIGGKRGASQKCAPCRGTGVITKVQKIAPGLVQQCEERCRNCRGLGETIDDKDRCKECNGRKTVRIRKLLEVEVVKGMMDEQRIVLKGEGDQEPDYRPGDIVLVLEEKPHPIFKRTGQDLLANVELQLSEALCGFRKVIKTLDGRDIVIQTYPGEVVKHCSTKCVMGEGMPLVNSPTEKGRLIIQFVVEFPDTLPPEIVPEIRKCLPYPPPEPIPEDFEEVDLVDLTEAQYQTRYDEDEEDSQDSGRLPGGHERVHVQSCNSS; encoded by the exons ATGGTGTATGAGACGGCATTCTACGATATTTTGGGCGTACAGCCCAGTTGCACACCGGAAGAGCTAAAGAAAGCGTACCGGAAGCTGGCCCTCAAATACCACCCGGACAAGAACCCGAACGAGGGTGAGAAATTTAAGCAAATTTCGATGGCGTACGAGGTACTGTCCGATCCGGAGAAGAAAGCCATCTACGATGAAGGTGGCGAGGCTGCCATCAAGCAGggtaccggtggtggtggtggtttccaCAGCCCAATGGATATTTTCCACATGTTCTTCAACGGAGGCTTTACCGGACG CAAAAGCGAGCGCAAGTCATCGAACTTGATTCACACGCTTGCCGTCACCCTGGAGGAGCTGTACACTGGAACAAAGAGGAAGCTGGCGTTACAGAAGAACGTCATCTGCGAAACGTGCGAGGGTATCGGTGGCAAGCGGGGTGCATCACAGAAATGTGCCCCGTGCCGGGGGACGGGTGTGATAACGAAGGTGCAGAAAATCGCCCCCGGGCTGGTGCAGCAGTGCGAGGAACGGTGCCGAAACTGTCGTGGGCTGGGCGAAACGATCGACGACAAGGACCGGTGCAAGGAGTGCAATGGGCGCAAAACCGTGCGGATCCGTAAATTGCTCGAGGTGGAAGTAGTAAAGGGCATGATGGATGAGCAGCGGATCGTGCTGAAGGGCGAAGGTGACCAGGAACCGGACTACCGGCCGGGTGACATTGTGCTAGTGCTGGAGGAGAAACCGCACCCGATATTTAAGCGCACCGGGCAGGATCTGCTAGCGAATGTAGAGCTACAACTATCCGAAGCGCTGTGTGGGTTCCGGAAGGTGATAAAGACGCTAGACGGGCGCGATATTGTCATCCAGACGTATCCGGGTGAGGTGGTGAAGCACTGTTCGACCAAGTGCGTCATGGGTGAAGGTATGCCACTGGTAAACTCGCCGACGGAGAAGGGACGGTTGATCATACAGTTCGTCGTCGAATTTCCGGACACGCTACCGCCGGAGATAGTGCCTGAAATTCGCAAGTGTCTGCCGTACCCGCCGCCGGAACCCATCCCGGAGGACTTCGAGGAAGTTGACTTG GTGGATTTAACAGAGGCCCAGTACCAAACGAGGTACGATGAAGATGAGGAGGACAGTCAAGATTCCGGCCGGCTGCCAGGTGGCCACGAACGAGTACATGTGCAGTCGTGCAACTCGAGTTAA